From the Thermomicrobiales bacterium genome, one window contains:
- a CDS encoding ABC transporter substrate-binding protein, which yields MSQQDGDGRAEILRSMRRLTSRRRFMHTGLGVGAGMLLAACGGDNEPTATTAPDASASPAATEPLAATEASASTDEPTEESSPAASSGFPIELEHALGTTTIPAQPERIICTEDNEPLDTLQAIGIRPVLFGITRQYGVDQQPWRDEAFIDGVESFDFSTYELDLEQLAAKNPDLIIDVWTEPDIFEQESGIAPTLVLKVDDLVPWQDMQRLVGQATGAVEESEASIAETERILDEQAARLTDLADKKVTVAYAFGDEFLVQGANTTGARILARMGLNIVSPNDDDLTSMSLERWNEISDADIILSLAFFPEDAEAQESSPLFQSLPAVVNGGYVTLDNVVGRAWYRESTLSVRWVAPMLADAVLEAAAGNGKKLS from the coding sequence ATGTCGCAGCAAGACGGTGACGGACGTGCTGAGATCCTGAGATCCATGCGGCGCTTGACGTCGCGTCGGCGATTCATGCATACCGGCCTCGGCGTCGGGGCCGGTATGCTGCTGGCTGCCTGCGGCGGGGATAACGAACCGACCGCGACGACCGCACCTGACGCATCTGCATCGCCGGCAGCGACGGAGCCGCTCGCCGCCACCGAAGCTTCGGCATCGACGGACGAACCAACCGAGGAGAGTAGCCCGGCTGCATCCAGTGGGTTCCCGATCGAGCTTGAGCACGCGCTTGGCACAACAACGATTCCGGCGCAGCCCGAGCGGATTATCTGTACTGAGGACAACGAGCCACTCGATACATTGCAGGCGATTGGCATTCGCCCAGTCCTGTTCGGCATCACCAGGCAGTACGGTGTGGATCAGCAACCGTGGCGCGATGAGGCATTCATCGACGGCGTCGAGTCGTTCGACTTCAGTACCTACGAGCTCGATCTCGAGCAACTCGCGGCGAAGAATCCTGATCTGATCATCGATGTCTGGACTGAACCGGATATCTTCGAGCAAGAGAGCGGCATCGCGCCGACGCTGGTCCTGAAGGTTGACGATCTGGTCCCGTGGCAGGACATGCAGCGCCTTGTCGGGCAGGCAACCGGTGCGGTCGAGGAATCTGAAGCGTCAATTGCCGAGACCGAGCGCATCCTCGACGAGCAGGCGGCTCGCCTGACTGATCTTGCTGACAAGAAGGTTACCGTCGCCTACGCCTTTGGTGACGAGTTCCTGGTGCAGGGCGCGAACACGACCGGTGCCCGAATTCTGGCGCGCATGGGATTGAACATCGTGTCGCCGAACGATGACGATCTCACCTCGATGTCTCTGGAACGCTGGAACGAGATTAGCGATGCAGACATCATCCTGTCGCTTGCGTTCTTCCCGGAGGACGCGGAAGCTCAGGAGTCGAGCCCGCTGTTCCAATCGTTGCCGGCCGTCGTCAATGGTGGCTATGTGACGTTGGACAATGTCGTTGGTCGGGCCTGGTACCGGGAATCGACGCTCAGCGTCCGCTGGGTCGCGCCGATGCTGGCGGATGCCGTACTGGAAGCGGCTGCCGGGAACGGGAAAAAGCTCAGCTAG
- a CDS encoding SCO family protein yields MSETTSTSPEVVQAGPSRAVRFALLALIGGLIIGLSGFTTWAYLGRGNDELPGVGTKQVVEPPTQLPDFTLTSQTGQPLSLSELYGKPVLLFFGFTHCPDICPTTLAEFRSIKQDLGDAGQNVAFVFVSVDGSRDTPDIIANYVGRFDPNFIGLTGTEDLVREVGKDYFLQFQRADLGDGAADGDYTVDHTAYTYLIDPEGRLRVIYPFQTSPSTIVDDLKSLL; encoded by the coding sequence ATGTCCGAGACAACAAGCACATCGCCGGAGGTGGTACAGGCTGGCCCGAGCCGCGCCGTGCGGTTCGCGCTGCTGGCCCTGATCGGTGGCCTCATCATCGGCCTGTCAGGGTTCACGACCTGGGCCTATCTGGGCCGCGGCAACGATGAGCTGCCCGGTGTCGGCACGAAGCAGGTGGTTGAGCCGCCAACGCAGCTGCCGGACTTCACGCTCACCAGTCAGACCGGCCAGCCGCTGAGCCTCAGCGAGCTGTACGGCAAGCCGGTGCTGCTCTTCTTCGGCTTCACCCACTGCCCGGACATCTGCCCAACGACACTTGCCGAGTTCCGCTCGATCAAGCAGGACCTCGGTGACGCCGGGCAGAACGTCGCGTTCGTCTTCGTGAGCGTCGACGGCTCGCGCGACACGCCCGACATCATCGCGAACTACGTCGGACGCTTCGATCCCAACTTCATCGGCCTCACCGGCACTGAGGATCTCGTCCGAGAGGTCGGCAAGGACTACTTCCTGCAGTTCCAGCGCGCCGATCTCGGCGACGGCGCAGCCGACGGTGACTACACTGTCGACCACACGGCCTACACCTATCTCATCGACCCGGAAGGCCGCCTGCGCGTCATCTACCCATTCCAGACATCACCATCCACCATCGTCGACGACCTGAAGTCGTTACTCTGA
- a CDS encoding copper chaperone PCu(A)C — protein MSSIYPRRAVVVAVLLLVLFGTIACGGSDDDNSAALAQGGGITVVDAWVRPADIGDAEQDNRSTDATPASEHDHSSSVTSAIYLTLENTGDTDQQLVSVETDVADMAEIHETTDNAGTMQMRPVDGIDVPAGERIEMTPGGMHIMLMGLHKSLKAGDHIDVMLMFDSGLMLEFDNVEVRDQ, from the coding sequence ATGTCGTCAATCTATCCACGCCGCGCTGTCGTTGTCGCCGTCTTGCTGCTCGTCCTGTTCGGCACGATCGCCTGTGGTGGGTCGGATGATGACAACTCGGCTGCGCTTGCTCAAGGCGGCGGGATCACCGTTGTCGATGCCTGGGTGCGACCGGCCGACATTGGCGACGCGGAGCAAGACAATCGCAGCACCGACGCAACGCCTGCGAGTGAGCACGACCACTCCTCATCCGTGACAAGCGCCATCTATCTGACGCTGGAGAACACTGGCGACACCGATCAGCAGCTCGTCAGCGTCGAGACTGATGTCGCCGACATGGCCGAAATCCATGAGACAACCGACAACGCCGGTACGATGCAGATGCGACCGGTCGACGGCATCGATGTCCCTGCCGGTGAGCGGATCGAGATGACGCCCGGCGGAATGCACATCATGCTGATGGGTTTGCACAAATCACTCAAGGCCGGTGACCATATCGACGTGATGCTGATGTTCGATTCCGGATTGATGCTGGAGTTCGACAACGTCGAAGTCCGCGACCAGTAA
- a CDS encoding EamA family transporter: METTSTSDVGAKHVLWLLSLGLIWGSSYLFIKVLVDAASPTVMIAVRLALGLLLLGSVMLVRGERLPAWGRPWGLLLVMAIAGNVIPFTLITWAEQHVTSALAAVLSATTPLFTLLVSALVFRHDRLSGTRVVGLAIGFVGVILLTGRSVLDLGSSDTIGTLALLGSSVCYGFSFAFARQYIRGNPVSNVTAQLMMALVIMAPFAIFTGWVKPAELHTGNIVAWVVLGAVGTGIAYLFYYALIGEIGATPASLVTYIIPPVGVILGWLALNEGLGINGLIGMVLIVAGVAVAYGWHRRLLPRAR, encoded by the coding sequence TTGGAGACGACTTCTACGAGCGACGTCGGGGCGAAGCATGTGCTCTGGCTGCTGTCGCTGGGGTTGATCTGGGGCTCGTCGTATCTGTTCATCAAGGTGCTGGTCGATGCTGCCAGCCCGACCGTCATGATCGCAGTCCGACTCGCGCTCGGGCTGCTGCTGCTCGGCAGCGTCATGCTCGTGCGCGGCGAGCGGCTGCCTGCCTGGGGGCGACCGTGGGGCTTGCTGCTAGTGATGGCAATCGCCGGGAACGTCATCCCGTTCACCCTCATCACCTGGGCCGAGCAGCATGTCACATCAGCGCTCGCGGCGGTGCTGAGCGCCACGACGCCACTATTCACGCTGCTGGTCTCGGCACTCGTCTTTCGGCACGACCGACTATCCGGTACGCGGGTGGTGGGACTGGCGATCGGGTTCGTCGGCGTCATCCTGCTTACCGGGCGCTCGGTGCTGGACCTCGGCAGCAGCGACACAATCGGCACGCTGGCGCTGCTCGGCTCCAGCGTCTGCTACGGGTTCTCGTTTGCCTTCGCCCGGCAGTACATCCGCGGCAATCCGGTGTCGAACGTCACCGCTCAATTGATGATGGCGCTCGTCATCATGGCACCGTTTGCGATCTTCACGGGCTGGGTGAAGCCGGCCGAACTGCACACCGGCAACATCGTTGCCTGGGTCGTGCTCGGTGCCGTCGGCACTGGCATCGCCTACCTGTTCTATTACGCGCTGATCGGAGAGATTGGTGCGACGCCCGCTTCGCTCGTGACCTACATCATTCCGCCAGTCGGCGTCATCCTCGGCTGGCTGGCGCTGAACGAGGGTCTGGGCATCAACGGGCTGATCGGCATGGTCCTGATCGTCGCCGGCGTCGCCGTTGCCTACGGCTGGCACCGGCGTCTGCTGCCACGCGCCAGATAA